AAAACATGTTACCCCAACGAACACATACCCACCAAACTAACCTCTACGACAACACGAACTAACGTAAAGACACATCCACTGATCCACAGTCCCATTCACTTACAAGAACCGCTCGTTGCTGCGGCTAACTCGCTCCCGCCGCCACCAACACCATCGTTGTCCCCAGATGGCCCTGAAAACACCGAATCAAAGTTCAGGAGAGTACAAATCATGCCATGTCCCGACAATCTCTCCTCCGTTAGCACTAAGAGGCAGTGCAGGGAAGGTGTATGACGAAAAGCGCGCAAAAGAGCGCGTGGCGTGAGGTGCTGGTACCTAGGGGCCGTGAGGAGAAGCTGAAGTGGGAGATATGGAGGCCGGAGAAGTGAGGCGGGCAGCCCAGGTGCACCTCGCTCATCACCTGCTCCTCCTCGGCTCCACCGCCGCCGGCTTCCATCGTGGTCGGCGGTCGGCCCTCGGACGTTTGTCTACGTCGTCTTCCTCCGTTAGAGAGAAGCCGAGAAGTGATGCAGGCAGCCTGAAAGGTTGGGCCATAAAAATATGGGCCATATTTCTTCATGGGCCCAGCTGTGGGCTTTCCCTCTCTGCGTTAGACAGTCTTTACCCCTCCTCCGAGTCTCCGACTTCCTCCTTCCACCAACCCAACGGCAATCCCCTCCACATCCCCCGCACCCTCCCGCTCACGGGGTCATCGCCACCCCGGGCCATCGCCACCCGTCCACCGCCCTCCCTCAGCAGTGGAGATGGACGAGGAGACCATCGATGCAGCTGCTCGCGCCATCTCCTTTTTGGGCGAGGCGGCTctccgcgccagcgccgccgacCTGGTGACGCGCGCCCGCAGCGTCGCGCTCGCGGCCGAAGGCGCgaacgccgaccacatcccgacGGCCGCGATTGCGCTGAACCAGGTGGAGAGCGGGGGGACGATTCTAGCCGTATCCGGCCTCCGTGGAGCCGCGACCTCGCTGGAGGAGGTGGAGAGCGAGGGGAGGACGCGGGCCGTCTCCGGCCTCCTCGGAGCGGCGACCGCGCTGCAGGCGGTGCTCGGCGTCGGTCTCGACAACCTCCGAGACGCCGCGGCAGATTTGGCGCGTCAGTGCGGCGAACACCGGGAGGCCGCAGCGGCGATGGAGAAGGTGCGCCGCGCCGTGGAGGAGCAGAGCCACCGGAATCGGTCTGCGCCGTGGTGGTTATTCTGGAGGCGTCGGGGACACCGCATTGGGGACGTTGAGCAGACTCTTCTTGCCACCTGGTCCACGCCCACCGCTCTGCAGGTACGCGACCGGTTATTTGGGAAATTCGTGTATTCGATCTGGTCAGTTTTTCTCGTCGAACAGTTTGGGTTTATGCCCTGTTCTTGGCCTGTTGGGGCTCCTGATGTGTTACCTCTTTCGATGCTAACAGGGCGCCGCGAGGACGGCCATCGACTTCGTGCGCAATGAGGCGGCGAGGCCCGACCATTTGGTAAAGCTAGCCGGCGAGATCGTTGTGTCTGCGGATAACCTCGCCGTGCCCCATCAGAGCCTGGTAGCGGCCAGGGACGCGTTGCAGCAAGCGGACAGCCCAAGTAGCGTGAAGGCAGCCGTGAATGGCCTCGAGGCCGCGGCCATGGGTGTGAAAGGAGCAGCCAACTCTCGGCAGATTATCCTCCGTAACCCAGTGGTGCAGTTGGCGGCCGCGTGCCAGGAGTACCTCAAAGCTTCTGATGCCATGGCCGCAGTGCAGCACGCTGCTACGCAGCGGGCGCGCCAGAGAGAGAGTGCAGTTGTCCCCGGCCagaacgcgccgccgccgccgccgccaccgacaGCGCCTGGTCCTGGTCAGGTGAGCCTGCTTTAGTTCTTGGGCGTTGTCTCACCGGCATTCTGCTTGCCATGCGTTTCGCTTTACTAATTGCACTGTATGATTGCTGCAGGGAGACGAGAGGAGGTCCGGTTGGCTGGAGTACGCCTTGTGCGGCTCGCTCACTCTAGCCCCGTACCTGGCAGCCACCAATGGAAATCCAGCTAAGAATCTCGTACTCGCAGGCGATGACAGATGGCACATAAATTTAGCTCTCTCTTTATGGTGGACCATTGTGGCGTCTGGTGCCGTTTGCAGCTCGTATGCGCGATCTTGGATAGAGGTCTGCTATGCACAGCTAGCAGCCCGGGTTGGGATGTACGGTATGTTCTCTGTCTTTgatagttctttttttttttttgtgaccaTCTTGCCTTTCATTTATATTTGAACGGCCTGAGCCTCAGAAAGCATCAAGTCGCGCACACAGGTCGGGGTTTCATGCCACACCTCCGACTGGTTTGTATGCGTGACTTGTTTTGCTAGTACATGAGCTATCTTATTACATGATCGACTAACAAATTTAAACACGAACTCACTAAAGGCAAGCTTCAGCTCATTAATCTCTGTCAGCACCGGATCAAGTAGGGATCGGTGCAGCTCCTTCTTTTCCGACAGTTGAACAAGTTCGAGGCAATCCGTCTCCACCTGAACCCGCTGCAAACCGAGATGACGTGCCAATCTCACTGCATCCCTACAGGCCAAAGGTTCACCCATACCTGCATCAATGAGATTTCCATACCAGATCGCCTGTGCATGAATGAACTCTCCACGATGATCTCGGATAACACATGCAGTCGCCCCGCTGCCTTGATCTGCATAGAAGGCTGCATCTGTATTCAGTTTCAGGCACCCAGGGTCCAGCAGCTTCCACCTTGGCATCTGCTGCACCCTGCCCTGCTGCCCAACCTGTTCCAAGAGATTCCAAAGATCAACAGCCGTATCGCGCGCCCAGATGACTGCCTGTTGCAGGGTTACCGTCTGTTCCCCATGCCTCCTTTTGTTCCTCCTCATCCATAGTGCCCACATTCCGCACAGGATGACCGATCAGTCACGTTCAGAGCAAATATCCAGGAGCAGGTCAGAAGCCCAGGTGACCGAGTTCAGGTTCGGGATTTTCAGTCTGATCGCCTCCCTCACCTGAAGCCAGAACTCTTTTGCCACACTGCATTCGAGTAGCACATGTCTGATGGATTCTTCCGGATCACCACAAATCTCGCAGTAGGCAAGTGGTTCAATGTGCCTTTTGTGTAAGATTTGTTTAGCCGGCAAGAACTCGTGGAGAACCCTCCACCAAAAGACTTTCACCTTGGGCGGTACTGATAATTTCCAAACCGACTTCCATAGTCGATCATCCGATGAGCTCAGTTGGTGGCCAACCATTCCTTCCATTTTCCGGTTATACAGCAACTTGTACGCTGACTTTACAGTGTAGACCCCAAAACGTTCCTTCTCCCAGGTCCAAGAGTCAAGTTGACCACGCCCCAAAGGCTGGCGAAGTATGGCCTCAGCATCAATTGGTAAAAACTGCTCTCGCACAAGAGTTTCATTCCATTGTCCGCTCCCTGTAAGCAGTTCAGAAACCATCTCAAGCTGCTGATCGACTCTGGGAGTAATCGCCCTAGCATCAAAGTGCTTGGCTATCCATCTATCTCACCAAATCCGTGTCGTGTCTCCATTGGCTATCCTTTTTATCAATCCCATTTGCAACGGTTCCCGGCCCGCCAGGATTGCACGCCAAGTTGAACTGGCACGTTTCTTCCTTGTGGCCAGCATGAAATCCGAATCGTGGAAATACCGCCCTTTTAGGACCCTAGCACAGAGTGAATCCAGTCTCATAATCAGCCGCCATCCTTGCTTGCCAAGCATTGCAAGATTGAAACTTCTGAGATCCCGAAACCCCATGCCCCCTTTGCATTTGGGCATGGTCAGCCGGTCCCAACTCATCCAGTGGAGGTGTTTGTTATCTGCAGAACTCCCCCACCAATAGTTTGCTGTTGCCGATTTGATCTTCTTGCAAATATTCAGAGGCAATAAAAAACAGCTCATTGAATATGTGGGCACAGCTTGAGCAATGGATTTCAGCAACACTTCCCTTCCTGCACAGCTAGCCTCACGCCCACACCAACCTTGAATTTTTCCTTTCACCTGAGTTGGTAGATACTCGAAGGTCCCACTAACATCACGGCCTACCTCCGTTGGGAGACCCAAATACTTCTCAGCAAGAGCCTCTTTATAGATTTGCAAACCATTGCACACCATGTCCCTCATCTGTTGAGAACAATTCTTGCTAAAGAAAATGGCCGACTTCTCTCTATTAACTAGTTGTCCGGCCGACTTCTCTCTATTAACTAGTTGTCCAGAGCCCTTACTatatttctccaaatctccagtAATCTGTTGGCCCCTCCATGCGTCGCTTCTGAGAAGACAATGCAGTCATCGGCAAAGAGAAGATGCGAAACCAAAGAGAGTGTATTCCAACTCAAACACCCCTGGAGAGATGCATTGGACCAATCGATTTCAAAAGACAAGAGCCCTTCTGAACATAACAGAAATAAATAGGGAGAAATCGGATCCCCCTGTCTAATACCCCGAGTAGGTTTGAAAGACTCAGTCAAGGTTCCATTCACTCTAACAG
The nucleotide sequence above comes from Miscanthus floridulus cultivar M001 chromosome 18, ASM1932011v1, whole genome shotgun sequence. Encoded proteins:
- the LOC136523546 gene encoding uncharacterized protein translates to MDEETIDAAARAISFLGEAALRASAADLVTRARSVALAAEGANADHIPTAAIALNQVESGGTILAVSGLRGAATSLEEVESEGRTRAVSGLLGAATALQAVLGVGLDNLRDAAADLARQCGEHREAAAAMEKVRRAVEEQSHRNRSAPWWLFWRRRGHRIGDVEQTLLATWSTPTALQGAARTAIDFVRNEAARPDHLVKLAGEIVVSADNLAVPHQSLVAARDALQQADSPSSVKAAVNGLEAAAMGVKGAANSRQIILRNPVVQLAAACQEYLKASDAMAAVQHAATQRARQRESAVVPGQNAPPPPPPPTAPGPGQGDERRSGWLEYALCGSLTLAPYLAATNGNPAKNLVLAGDDRWHINLALSLWWTIVASGAVCSSYARSWIEVCYAQLAARVGMYGINIFAIHFFYWMLSIEDNACRNCLWFATTLHFLFLVLGRSATTLPYNNTHAYTGFSLCDHNDRHTLQCRPVAGGTLESTNLFMLLEIRLIVARI